In the genome of Thermoflexus sp., one region contains:
- the tsaB gene encoding tRNA (adenosine(37)-N6)-threonylcarbamoyltransferase complex dimerization subunit type 1 TsaB: protein MKGKPSYLLALDTATLGLALALFDGAEWAAVAYWRTTDRHTAELMQRCQELMARAGLAPEDLIAVAVVSGPGSFTGLRSGIAAAKGLAMAMDRPLFGIGTEEAILADLPPWMGTLNVLLPAGRGRLASRRYRWAQRWVPEGEPALVSAELVTTSWTPGVWLVGEWTARDYQRWAQLPITAWLIPRDGPSRVMGAARLAWARYQAGERPDPALVRPIYLRTPSVPEGAGP from the coding sequence GTGAAAGGCAAACCGAGCTATCTGCTGGCGCTGGATACCGCAACCCTGGGGCTGGCCCTGGCGCTCTTCGATGGGGCGGAGTGGGCGGCGGTGGCTTACTGGCGAACAACGGATCGGCATACTGCGGAGTTGATGCAACGCTGTCAGGAGTTGATGGCCCGGGCTGGTCTGGCTCCAGAGGATCTGATCGCGGTGGCGGTGGTCAGCGGGCCCGGCTCCTTTACCGGGCTCCGGTCCGGCATTGCGGCGGCCAAGGGGCTGGCGATGGCCATGGACCGCCCGTTGTTTGGGATCGGGACGGAGGAGGCGATACTGGCGGATCTGCCTCCGTGGATGGGAACTCTGAACGTGCTTCTCCCGGCAGGGAGGGGGCGATTGGCATCGCGTCGTTATCGGTGGGCGCAGCGATGGGTGCCCGAAGGGGAGCCTGCCCTGGTGAGCGCAGAGCTGGTAACAACTTCATGGACGCCTGGCGTCTGGTTGGTTGGGGAATGGACGGCGCGGGACTACCAGCGATGGGCCCAGTTGCCCATTACGGCCTGGCTGATCCCTCGGGATGGTCCATCCCGGGTGATGGGGGCCGCCCGGCTGGCCTGGGCCCGCTATCAGGCGGGCGAGCGGCCAGATCCCGCGCTGGTGCGCCCGATCTACCT
- the tsaE gene encoding tRNA (adenosine(37)-N6)-threonylcarbamoyltransferase complex ATPase subunit type 1 TsaE: MAVWLLERTSRDENTTRRIGAALGRWLQPGDIVAVQGPLGAGKTRLIQGIAEGLGVAEPVQSPSFVLIQAYSLPGGGKFYHVDLYRLDNAETVWAIGLWDLFDETAIIAMEWPERAAGLIPEPYLRVTMIPLDDTIRRIRIEAVGDFPVERLEALQAMMDSERYGSESHDPDHFPWGL, translated from the coding sequence ATGGCGGTGTGGCTTCTGGAACGAACATCCAGGGATGAAAACACCACACGGCGGATTGGAGCGGCGCTGGGGCGCTGGCTCCAGCCCGGGGATATCGTTGCTGTCCAAGGCCCCCTGGGGGCCGGGAAAACCCGTCTGATTCAGGGGATCGCGGAAGGGCTGGGGGTGGCCGAACCGGTTCAGAGCCCTTCGTTCGTTCTGATCCAGGCTTACTCCCTGCCTGGAGGTGGAAAGTTCTATCACGTGGATCTTTATCGGCTGGACAATGCGGAAACGGTCTGGGCGATTGGGTTGTGGGATCTGTTCGATGAAACGGCGATCATCGCCATGGAGTGGCCGGAGCGAGCGGCTGGCCTCATCCCGGAGCCGTATCTTCGGGTAACCATGATCCCTCTGGATGACACGATTCGTCGTATTCGGATCGAAGCGGTGGGAGACTTCCCCGTCGAACGTCTGGAAGCCCTTCAGGCAATGATGGATTCGGAGCGATACGGGTCCGAGTCGCATGACCCAGATCATTTTCCCTGGGGGCTTTAG
- a CDS encoding c-type cytochrome, whose product MSSCSIGWRGTVLGILGLAFLFPTASAHAYQDQEAERGAAVFARRCSTCHGDRGQGLTDEWRATWPPTHQNCWKANCHGTQPYPENGFTLPRVVPPLIGPNTLQRFATAADLYAYIRARMPFHAPGSLPEEDYRAVTAFLLQRHGIPADGRPFDPETARGVPLHPAASRAERASGDAFAFIRRYLPWWVGGGISAAGLLWGMIRWLHRRK is encoded by the coding sequence ATGAGTTCTTGTTCGATCGGATGGCGGGGAACGGTCCTGGGGATCCTGGGGCTGGCCTTCCTGTTTCCAACCGCTTCTGCCCATGCCTATCAGGACCAAGAAGCGGAGCGGGGGGCAGCGGTCTTCGCTCGCCGATGCTCGACGTGTCATGGGGATCGAGGGCAGGGGCTGACTGACGAGTGGCGGGCGACCTGGCCGCCCACCCATCAGAATTGCTGGAAAGCCAATTGCCACGGGACGCAGCCTTATCCGGAAAATGGCTTCACGCTTCCCCGCGTGGTCCCGCCGCTGATCGGGCCCAACACCCTCCAGCGGTTCGCGACGGCTGCGGATCTCTATGCTTACATCCGCGCCCGGATGCCGTTCCACGCCCCGGGAAGCCTTCCGGAGGAAGATTACCGGGCCGTTACCGCCTTTTTACTTCAGCGCCATGGGATCCCGGCGGATGGCCGGCCCTTTGATCCGGAAACCGCACGGGGAGTTCCGCTTCATCCGGCAGCCTCCAGGGCAGAGAGGGCGTCAGGAGATGCTTTCGCTTTCATCCGGCGTTATCTCCCGTGGTGGGTTGGAGGAGGGATCAGCGCCGCTGGCCTGCTGTGGGGGATGATCCGATGGCTTCACCGGCGGAAGTGA